A single Nicotiana tabacum cultivar K326 chromosome 5, ASM71507v2, whole genome shotgun sequence DNA region contains:
- the LOC107826239 gene encoding uncharacterized protein LOC107826239 yields MFVKLSPFSLYTLCIAGNYVNFGVFEIYGDRALADAFDISMRMALSIPLADILAYRKLSGAYFTFLEIMMKNQIHLILNLDSSSFIFIAGSLESGLKVLDANIKSQDECLLGSIADGLNALLNIEVKQSDVL; encoded by the exons ATGTTTGTCAAACTTAGTCCTTTTTCCTTATACACTTTATGTATTGCTGGTAACTATGTCAACTTTGGGGTGTTTGAGATTTATGGGGACAGAGCGCTAGCAGATGCTTTTGACATTTCTATGAGGATGGCTCTATCTATTCCTTTGGCTGATATACTCGCATATAGAAAG CTTTCAGGAGCTTACTTCACATTCCTGGAAATCATGATGAAAAACCAGATCCATTTGATACTAAACTTGGACTCAAGTAGCTTTATATTTATTGCTGGGTCTCTTGAGTCTGGACTTAAAGTACTGGATGCAAATATCAAATCACAG GATGAATGCTTGTTGGGATCTATAGCAGATGGTCTGAATGCCCTCTTAAACATTGAA GTCAAACAGTCTGATGTTCTATAA